The DNA segment TATCCGCGACTGGGAAACTGCGCGCAGAAACGTTAAACGTATACTACTGAAGTCCATGGAAACTTGGTAACTGGCGTTTCCGAGAGCGAGTAGTATGCATTCCGGTAACCTTGATCGCATTCATTTGTGTGCCTTTCGGTAACCGACGCAGCATTTGTGGAGTGTGGAGCGTCTCCAAGTGTTGATACCAAGATGCGCCGGTACACGAGTAGTCACATGCAACCTAAAAACACGCGTTGCAGCGCTTCTGCGAAGACCAGATGTTCAAGTTTTTTTTACTAGTAAACTGATGAGAAAAATCCGAGTTCGTCGGGCTTCCTTGATACGCGCTTGCAGTTGTATCATCTGGATTTGCTTCCCAACCAACCTACTAGTAGTATTTTGGCTCCTGCGGGCacgttcggctggtattaaagctgactgaaactgttttgttgtgagagaaaaatactatagctaataagccggctgataaattCAAGCGAAGTCGACGCTGCAAGAGGGGTTCTGTCGTTCTGATCGATCAGAACACGGATCGGCGCCGATCAAGTTCGCCTACGCCGCCCGCGTACAGGGAAACACGGGCTTTGCTGGGATCAGCTTGTTTGCATCACCGACCGCTTGGCCGCTTTAGAAGCGCTCTTGCATGCGTTTTCGCATGAAAACCAGCCGCATTCGGATTCTACGCGGCCGTGGCACGCCGCCGCCTTGTTTCGTTTCTGCCTCCTCCTTGAGCAACTAGTTGGGCCGGTTAAACAACCTATCCAAGTATGGAATCCATTTGAGGCTTTGGATTCAGACCTAGCCCACCAAACATGTCGTTCCATGCTGCCCAGTGCCCAGCTAGGTTGGACCCACTCGATGCTCGGCCGGTTAAACAACCACAAACCCATTTGATATTCAGCTTTGTCGGCCTGGCCTTGATCTGATGCTCTTGGGCTGGCTTGACAAAAGACTCGTATTCAGGTGGAATGGGTCCCCTCAACTATCACGGTcaccaagtcacacacacacacacacacacacacacacacacaaaatcctcaaaaaaaaaaaaaaaaagaaacaagtcACAAAAAAAACATATCATGGTCACCCAGCTTTTCTCTCTATTCTACAAAACTAGCTTTCCAACCTTCTCAGCTTTAAAAAACTGTCTGTTTTTGCACCCGAGTGGTTTTGATGGTGATTTTACTAATTTGGCACCACATTAGAGAAGTAAATTGACTAAGTTGAAAGTTCAACGAACAAAAAATATTGTTATTAAAAATTCTAAAAAATATTTTTCAAACATTTCTCCAAATATTTTTGTCATGGAAAAATAATACAATTAAAAATCACAAAATCTGATTTAATCCTAAAAattgagagaaaattttgttttagcttgaaaaattatgaaactagttttttatttttcttcctaaaatcatgatctatctctATGGTGCCTACCTTAAAATTTATTTCAATCTTGATAGATTGATGGACTCATTTTTTTGCTTATTTGCTAGTATATTCTCTCCTTATGTATTATAAATTTATAATTGGTCGATGTTGATCGTCCGAACTACACAGAAGCACCAGTTAAGCATCGTCAAGACCATAGTGGGCACGGTTCCTTGTCTTGGATAAATTTTCAAAGTAGTTGTGTGAGGCTGCGTAGCTGCATGCACCCACTGCACAAATGTTGTTTTTATTTTTCCCGCTAAACATGAAAATGTAGACCACAAGAGTTGCTGGTATGAAGTATGAAAAAAATAATTTGAATAGTATCAAGAATTGAATAATACTCACAAAAACTCTTGTACCACAAAAACTGGTATGAAGTACTATTATCACAATATTCCTAAATTTTAAATCTTGTACCACAAAAACTGGTAGTCAAATTATATTTTGCATTATGTATGTTCTGACGCTTACTTACTACTGGTAGAGATAAATAAACTATCAGAAACATACTGAACTACTCCATTCAACAAGCAGATGCACAAATGGTTAATTGCTCGGTCCATTTACTAGTACAAAGCAACCACTTTGGAACAACACAGGTGTCGGTCCAACATCGTACGCGGAAGGAACACAATTGCACCGATCCGAAATTAGATAGGGCAATCCTAGCTACGGCTACTTCGCGACAAAAGATGGCGAAGCAAGCCCATAACATCCTCTCTTCACATCGTGCCGACCGGGCAGCCTAGCCACCGGACACTCCTCGTCAACCTGCAGGCCCTGGACCGCGCGGTCATTGCAGCTCCGGGACGGCCTGCTGCATGTATTTGCACGACCGCTGGTAGCTGACGAAGCCCATGAACCAGAACTCGAAGCCGTCCACGGTGGCGACGTGGATGTACTTCTCCTCCGGCCGGTCGACGTTCTCGGTGGGCCGCACCTTGTGGATCCTCCGGAGCGGGACCACCACCTTGTAGGTGACCCGCGCCGTGTCGCGGCCCCCGGGGGAGGTGACGGTGATGGGGCGGTCGCTGCGGAAGGCGACCTTCTTGGTGGAGACGAAGAGCATCCCGGCGATGGGCCCGCCCGTGGTGTAGATGTAGCACTGCAGCGCCTTCACCAGCCGCTCGCCCTTGTCGGCGGGGAAGGCCTGCCGGAACACGCGTTCGACGCCGCCGGCCTGCAGGATCCGCGCGCCCAGGCTCAGCTTCCCCTTCACCGTCTCCGACAGCTTCGGCCCCAGGGTCACGTGCTCCCTGAAGCCTTGCGCCCTTCTGCCCAGCTTGCTCACCCAGTGGATCACCTGACCCTTGCTGCTGCCTGCAGATCGAAGCACATACACAGCACGCACGTCAGTAAACTAAACTTTCAAGTGTCTTGTTATTAGCAGAGTAGAACGTACACATGTTCTCAAGTTACTAATTATCGTATATGGTGTACACGAGATCACGATCAAGGTAGACTTACTGTGTTTGTAGCCGAAAGACGCATAAGGGCTGGGGTGCGTCAACGAGACAGCAAGGTGATCGCCGGCGTCGCCCTTCCTGAAGGACGGATCCCTGGACGACACCTCCTCTATCCCATACGCCTTGGAGGTGACCGGGACGCCGATGACATGGTCGCTGCTCGACTTCCTCATGGCTGCTGGTGCTAGCTAGTGGACACGAGCTCAGCGGACGAGCGAGCAGAGAGCTAGTTAGGCTCTCGTTGGCTGGCGTCGATGATGCGTGCCTTAGCGTGTAAGGAATCGCGGATTGGTACCGGAGTGCAGCTGCCGAGGGCGGCATTTATAGGGGCGCCGCGGTGGCGGAACATCCTTTGGGCCGCGCGGCTTTGGCAAAGGCAGTGGATTTGCGGAGTCAGCAGCCGGGCCGGCCGAGTCACCAGCGGCTCAGAAAGGGCGCAGTCCACGTTCGTCTAAAGCAGGCGTAGACCCCCTCCCTTCCTTCCGTTCCGCCTACTGGTTGCATTGCAGCGAGTACCTAAAAACTGCTCGACCTATTCTTAATCTTAGGAATGGAGAGAGCGCCCGGCGCCAGGCGGCCATGTGGAGGCCAGATGCAGCATATTCACCACGCCAGGACAAATGATTCTGGATTTCTCTATGGGATCCGGAGCCCGCCGGTGTGGGGCTCGCCGTCGCTGCCGGCCGCATTCCGAGAAGCGCCCCATGTGCCTGCACATTCTCGCTTGCACCGGGCTACGCGAGAGAAAAAGGGTGGTGTGGTGTCGGGGGGAGCAAGGGGCCCGATGCGCCGAGCGGCCGACTGGCCGAGCTTTTAGTTCACGGGACCACTGGTGTTTTGTTTAGAGGCTTATTAGAGCAGAGATCGATCGTTCAGGCATTGCACCGGGACGATATTAGGGGTAAGGTAACATGCGCTGCCCCTGCCTATTGAGAGTGATACTGATGTCTAAACATACACAGGGGATGGAGGGCCACAAACACTGTTCCCGGTCGCGTCCGCAAGCGatcggcaggcaggcaggcaggaggACCCCGGCCCGGCTGTGATGTGGACGGAGGTAGTAGGGGCCAGCCCAACGTGTAAAACGGCCAGCTTTGCAGAGGAAAAACAGGATCCCGTCAAGGCAATCAACAAAAAGCTTCCCTCTCCGTCGAAGTCACCACGCGCGCCTGCCTGCTCCCCCGGCCCGGCGTCCTGGTCACCTCCCACGCGGCGCCGAGTCGGATACGAACCGCGACCGCCCTCACCTACCGACATATACCCTAAAAGTACTGTCAGCTCATTTATCGTAAATATCGTTCGTTAGGTGAAAagatacggcttataagccaaacgaacgtaattataagccaaacgaacgtACCGGTAATCACGTAACCGTCCGGGCACTGTTGGCATGCGCATGGCTGGTGGCTGCAGCTGCCGCGCCGGCCGTCCTTGTACACCGCACCGCAATAAACCCGGCAACCGGAAGGGCCGTTGCGACGGGAGGCCGGCAGCTTTGCCGTTCCTGGACGCCGCGGAGGGATGCCGATGGCGCGCCGCGCGCGTGTCCCCCCGCTCTGTGCACAGTGCGTTGCTGCGTTGTCAGACGTGCAGGCACCCACTCTGAACATGAGTATCAGAAGCCGATCTGGGGGGAGTGGGCTCCTCTCCTCTCGTTTCAACGTCGCCATCGGCGTATCCCCCGCCATGCCATACGTGTCGATGCAGAGACGGACGGGAGATGTTGCCGACTCGACGGCTGGAACCAAATCGTTTTCTGGTAGAGTGGCCGTGGCCGACCATGCCGTCCTTCCAAGGGAGGGAGGAATGACACTAGTGCGATGTCCACGGatctcaatttttttttaaaaaaaaagtgttcttttttttttcgaGACATACTCATAGACGCATACGCTCACATACACGAGCGCACACTCACTCATATGAACGCATGCACACACAccttacccctatgagcaccttcgaAGAACTGAGTTGTACCGGTAAATTTTGAGATCGACGAAGTCACACAGACGCCTCGCTATCAACGAACATATCGTCTGCCACTGAAAGAATAGTGCCAattaaatcctgaaataaatccAAAAAAATACGAGCACTCGTGTTAAGTCGGAGACTTAAACCCGGATGGACACGTTCTAAGATCCCAACCAGCTGAGCGGGACTTGAACCCGGATAGACAGGTTTCTAGAGTATTATACTGTCAATAACTATCCTTTAGTTTTCTAAATCCCTTTGGCTGCCTCAAGTAAAGTCTAATATCAGAAGTAGTAGATGCTACTGAAAGAGGTATGTCATAACCATAAGTAGTTACTTCTACCACAAGGAACGAGCTACGCTTAGTTCGAAAAAAAAATTGTTGTTCGGTCCTCAGTATTACAAGTAGTATTATTTGGTTCCTGGAAAGTGTAGCTTGATTCCTGGAAAAACTAGCGCAATGTGACTTTCAATTATTTGGTTCGAAAATGCAAAAATATTCGGATGTTGAAGGACCTGAAACATAAAAGTACTACGTTTATACCAAATGATACAGCAACTGCCAGTAGTATTTCAGATTCCAAAAGTAGAACACTGGCACGCACCAACCAATTCCAATATAGGATGAAAACGAACCGGAAACGAACAAAGGCTTATATTGCAAAGGGGCATCGATCATCGCATTTCTTTATGCCCACAAGGCCAATTAACGTAGCTGGTGCTTCGCTGTTAAGGCCTGGCATTGCGTTATTGATTGGGTTTTCAGGTTCACTTTCTACTAGCGATCGACAGAACGCTTAAAAGTAGTAcagcaaaagaaaaaaacaaaagcacCACCAGTTATGCTTCTCGTCGAATCATAGATTGCAAATCTAATCATCCGCCAACAAAATATTTTTGTAATCCCCATATTCGCTTAAGCTTATTAAAAACTACTTTTTAActatggaatagtatttttctcgcaCAACATTTTAGCATAAACTAAATTTCAGCTAACAGAGTGGAATGTCTCATGAAACTTAATCTAGACTGCTCAGTGTTGCAAGTTACACCTGCAAGATCGCGGTGGTTTATACGGGACAGGGCGCCGCCTGCAGCCTGCATCATTTGATCCCCCATCGATGAATGAATATACTCCCCTCAAAAAAAAGATGAATGAATATATTGTTTATCCCTTTACTAGTATATGATGATTTTTCATACTTTCAGTTCTCCAAAATATTGCTAAACATCATGTTCTCCAAAAACAAACCTAGAAGAACTAGGCAGCTAATTAAATAGCACTTACATGCATGTACACCCTCGATGATTTTATAACCTTCTCAGATGTTCCATAATTAATTCTATCAAGATATATGGTCTTTTGGGACCTGTTGCAGGAAAGTGAAAAATAGAAGGAAATGTTCACCCTGTTTTTcggcactacttcagcagtattttCAGCGAagtaacaatatttttctttcacaacaaatcagaatCATCGGCAGCAGCAATCAAATTTTAGCGAGCCGAACCGGGCCGTTCATTTTGGCATCCCGCATGTTGGAGTTTGGAGTTGACTGCTATTCAGATTAATTTTCGCTTCTCACTGGTGGAATGTTCCTTTCATGTTTCACTGTTTTAGCATTTGGATATGGAATGCACGAGTTCCTAAGCTTTTGTGCAACACATGAGGTCGATCGTTGCATTTGGGGGAAAAGAaagacaaataaataaataaaattccCGTTGGATccttgaaattaaaatttattataaTAATCACAATTTAAATAAAGATCATTTAAGTTAACATGGCCGCATACGAAACATATTTGTATGATGTTGTTTGCCATATGGGGGAGAAGCTTAAGTGCGGCACTTCTGTTGCGGCTGCGGGTGAGTAAGCTAAAAAAAACATGGTATAAGTTGCAAAGCAAAAACATAGCATACGGATCTATCTACATAATCTatttctacctctcaccccataAATTTAAGACATgcttatatgtaaactttagaAATTTCTAGAATGTCAAACCAAATAACCTAATCCATAGAATAGATTCCAATCCCTCTAAAATCAAAGGATCCCAACGGGCCGTAAGCTGAGATTGAAGTTTTTCCCTTCTGTTGTATCTCCGTGGTCCGTGGTAATCTTGAAAGGGCACTTGTGAGTTATTAGAGACTCACTCGTAATAGTTCTCCACGGCACGATTGTTTAATTTAGAACCCTAGGTTTAACTAGCTAGCCAGGCACGATAAGAAATAGGAATTAGCATTCATCCGTTGAGATATGCAAGCAAAACAGCAAACGGACAAGTAGAATCAGTACGATTCCCACAAAGTAAAAGGATTGGATCATAAGTCA comes from the Miscanthus floridulus cultivar M001 unplaced genomic scaffold, ASM1932011v1 fs_516_1_2, whole genome shotgun sequence genome and includes:
- the LOC136532033 gene encoding GEM-like protein 4 is translated as MRKSSSDHVIGVPVTSKAYGIEEVSSRDPSFRKGDAGDHLAVSLTHPSPYASFGYKHSSSKGQVIHWVSKLGRRAQGFREHVTLGPKLSETVKGKLSLGARILQAGGVERVFRQAFPADKGERLVKALQCYIYTTGGPIAGMLFVSTKKVAFRSDRPITVTSPGGRDTARVTYKVVVPLRRIHKVRPTENVDRPEEKYIHVATVDGFEFWFMGFVSYQRSCKYMQQAVPELQ